In the genome of Xenopus tropicalis strain Nigerian chromosome 10, UCB_Xtro_10.0, whole genome shotgun sequence, the window ACTGGCTCTATAATGTTGCATATGTGGCTAGCATTGGCCACTTTTCATTTGCTTACTGGTGCTTTCTGCATTTGCCCCGTTCAGAAAATGTTTCTGATGTACAATAGTGACTTCTGAATCATTTTttactcaaaataaaaaaaaaaatagactccCAATCAAGCTTTAATAACTAATTCCAAAGTGCAGAAATGCTATTAAGGCACGGGTGGTGTGTGTTGCCTGTAACTAACCAGTAGTAGCCCTGATGCATCAGGAATGTGGTTGGGATGTTTAATAGCCAGGAAATGGCACAATCAGTACTTAGATCTCTGACAGACAGGAGTCATAAGCCCCACAATTGTTTGAAAGGAAAATAACCAGGCTCACTTAACCCTACATGCTACTACTAGGCACAAATCATTGCTACAACCCTCCAGCTGCAAGCTAATATAATGCTAAAGAATCCATCATGTGCTGGctgtgtgtaaatattttttaccaagttaaggtggccacacacgtagcattggtcgcacaaaagattgttcccTCCACAGGCTGAATAgtcggatatggaggtagaaacaatagaaattctacctccttctgccgattcagccctgaatgtagattttgcttgggcgcccaatcaaaatcttttaacctgggcgattgacgagtcgaccgatatccgcagccttttgggATATTGGTTGCAtcgttgagccgccatacacgccccgaatatcatacaaaacaagcTTTCAtttgatattatcggtgcatgtgtGCCCGGCttcaaaggaaaagtaacacagcTTTCAtttgatattatcggtgcatgtgtGCCCGGCttcaaaggaaaagtaacacagcTTTCAtttgatattatcggtgcatgtgtGGCCGGCttcaaaggaaaagtaacacagcTTTCATTTGATATTATCGTGCATGTGTGGCCGGCttcaaaggaaaagtaacacagcTTTCATTTGATATTATCGTGCATGTGTGGCCGGCttcaaaggaaaagtaacacagcTTTCATTTGATATTATCGTGCATGTGTGGCCGGCttcaaaggaaaagtaacacagcTTTCATTTGATATTATCGTGCATGTGTGGCCGGCttcaaaggaaaagtaacacagcTTTCATTTGATATTATCGTGCATGTGTGGCCGGCttcaaaggaaaagtaacacagcTTTCAtttgatattatcggtgcatgtgtGCCCGGCttcaaaggaaaagtaacactaacattttttaagtgaaaaggctattctaccctgcaccaataactgccctatcctgcaaaccccttagtatttggaatgctttaaaagaaaatacctgctaaagcttggcttcctgtcaattgaactaaggagatacggtgaaggaaggagcagcatccactatgcgacgatcgattgatcgagtctagcctgactccttcctatacagaaagaaggctaggctggatcaatcaatcgtcgcatagttgatgctgctccttccttcaccgtatctccttagttcaattgacaggaagccaagttttaacaggtattttcttttaaagcattccaaatactaaggggtttgcaggataggggcagttattggtgcacaATTGGGATAGGGGTTAAATCCCCTTTAAATCTATGGTGTACATGCAAACACACCCATTCAGGCTCAGGTCTGTCTAATAGAAAGTAAAGTAAAGATATTTTCCCTGAAAATCATGCACTGTGGTGTATAGAGGGGGTGAAGGAATAGAGCATTTCATTGCCATTTGAAAGTATTGATTTGCAGTCAGGCAGGAAAATGCTGATATAATCACTATATATTCGGTGCttatcatttctttatttttttttttgtttttatcccCTCTTTAGATTGAGTACAACGAATCAATGAAGACTTACCACAACTCTCCTGCTTATCTTGCCTACATCAATGCCAAAAGCCGGGCTGAAGCTGCCCTCGAGGAGGAAAGCCGCCAGAGGCAGTCGCGCATGGACAAGGGGGAGCCGTACATGAGCATCCAGCCGGCCGAGGATCCGGACGGTTAGTGACCTTGTCTATCTATAAAGCTTGTGTACCAAATCTACCTGTAGGATATCAGACGGCCTGACATCTAACAGGGAGGCAAAGACTCAAAAATAGGTGTCTTTTATAGTGGCTAAACTATCATGGATGTGATAGGGGTTTTTCCCTCTTTATTAAAAGAGGTTTGTTCTAAGCggaacacaacacagaaacccctaatatccctatccctgtaatctgttccttcaaacagtaggaataaataccatttttatatgctgaaatccagctgcaaaactgttcttctctttctgcatcatttgtaatcctggcaggggaggagggactaaaacactgatgttacagattgtaacaacttccccacagcttacagacagcatgcaggaactacataacccacaatgcattgcactgggatgttcctttctttattgacatcacgtgtgcagcagggaattgtgggattgggaggaggcaggctgaggaacaggtgctactgttacagtttatttgagtcacaaagtagtcagccagatcagcaggggaacagggggcggggcttagggaacagggggcggggcttagggaactgctccaaaccagattattacattaaacatcaagaaaaggctgcatattttataatgtttattgcaaagttgcttgaaattatatttacttttcaaaaagttgtgtttgggtggagtttccctttaacaaactCGCAGCCAAAATGTCAGCAATTTAACAAGAATCTTAAGTATAGTTTGTAAGTACATTAATATAGTTATGACTGGCTAATACCGTGTTACAGCTCCCTCTTGTGCCCAACAGAAGAACTCTCAGTAGCTGCTCAGGAATGTTGGGCTTTCAGCACATCCCAATTATATTGCTGTTTCTGATCTGTAGGAATAAAGCaagagcttaaaggggaaggaaagagaAGTAAAATCACAATTACTAGGGGCCGCCACAAGtgagacaccccccagtgattgtattcacttacctaataccctggTCTGGGGCTCCTATTaacagaaaactgccctggcacGTGTGGTTTTCTGCTAAcgggcactggcctggggtatctggGTGGGTTGGGGGGCGCTAACTTTTGTCGCCCCCAGCAGTTGTGACTTTAAATAGgtaatttcatttcattttcagttcagaagctctccagtttggagtttcagcagctatttggttgctagggtccaagttaccttagcaaccagggattgctttggatgagagactgatatatatgattaggagagggactgattagaaaagaaagttaaaaatcacaataaaactgtagcctcacagagcattgtttttttttttttttgttttttttttcacggaTTGGGTCAGCAACCCCCATTTAAAGAGCTGGAAGAAGGCGGCAAacaattgaaaaactataacaaataaataatggagacttATGGCTTCACGTAGGGCAGTTTCAGCTCTTTGGTGCATTATAAGCACAGCCAGAAATTGCTCTCTgattgcctgaaagcagttcctgCAGTCACAAAGTCCCTGTCAGATGTCTCTTGATTTTCCAGCCCTTTAAAATATATTGGATAAAGTAACTAAATTTATTCACTGTTAATTTGCTTCGAAGTGTAGCcattttttctaaagttagtTTAGGAAGGGAGTgcaggtttgggatccattatccagaaagctgtaaaTTACGggaagtccgtctcccatagactccatattaaccAAATAaaggaaattaattaaaaaaaaaaaaaaatggaattttctctgtaataataaaacagtacctgtacttgatcccaactaagatataattaccccttattggggcagaacagtcctattgggtttatttcatggttaaatgattcccttttctctgtaataataaaacagtacctgtacttgatcccaactaagatataattaccccttattggggcagaagagccctattgggtttatttcatggttaaatgattcccttttctctgtaataataaaacagtacctgtacttgatcccaactaagatataattaccccttattgggggcagaacagccctattgggtttatttcatggttaaattattttttttaaaagatttaagttatggagttccaaattaccgaaagatcctttatctgcaaaaccccaaatcctgaactttctggataaccgctCCAATGTCTGTATTATAAAGGAGAGATAAATCTCAATCTAAGAATAGGTAGAATTTgtgggtcacctgtttaaaagcaagcatcttattggttgctatgggttactgcttctgggcaaacttagtgctttttattacatatgggggttaaagtCCTGTCAGTTAGAGCTCTAAGCAGTCCCCAATAGCCTCAGTTGTCAGAGGGGCACATGAGTCAGTAGCTGGGAGTTGCAGCGCATATTTTTGTCGCCAGTAGAATGCCGGGCACTCGCCCTGAGTAAATCTAACAGCTGGCACATTTTGACTCGGGAATGTTGTGATTACACAGGTATAATTTCTAGGCGTTATCTTTATTCAAGCAGAGCGTGTTCCTGCGTGTTACCAAACACTTTAATTGCAGCGTCCTTAATAGTCCTTGTTTGTCTGACTATAACTCCGTGTCAGCAACGTGATCCGGCTCAGTATGGAACCTAGCAATGTTCCTCACTGCCTTcgttttatttaccctttatataTTGAATAGAAATctaaatagggctgttctgcccccaataaggggtaattatatcttagttgggatcaagtacaggtactgttttattattacagagaaaagggaatcatttaaccatgaaataaacccaatagggctgttctgccccaataaggggtaattatatcttagttgggatcaagtacaggtactgttttattattacagagaaaagggaatcatttaaccatgaaataaacccaatagggctgttctgccccaataaggggtaattatatcttagttgggatcaagtacaggtactgttttattattacagagaaaagggaatcatttaaccatgaaataaaccccaatagggctgttctgcccccaataaggggtaattatatcttagttgggatcaagtacaggtactgttttattattacagagaaaagggaatcatttaaccatgaaataaacccaatagggctgttctgcccccaataaggggtaattatatcttagttgggatcaagtacaggtactgttttattattacagagaaaagggaatcatttaaccattaaataaacccaatagggctgttctgcccccaataaggggtaattatatcttagttgggatcaagtacaggtactgttttattattacagagaaaatggaatcatttaaccattaaataaacccaatagggctgttctgcccccaataaggggtaattatatcttagttgggatcaagtacaggtactgttttattattacagagaaaagggaatcatttaaccatgaaataaacccaatagggctgttctgcccccaataaggggtaattatatcttagttgggatcaagtacaggtactgttttattggaaatcatttaaaaaaaaattagaattatttgattatagtggagcctttctgtaattcagagcttcctgaacaatgggtttccagatgatAGAATGTATTTTGTTTGTACCAGCTATGGAGGAACTAGGGAGGGGCCGGGGTCATATATATGCCCCCAATCATTACAGACCAAACACTTTGATGTGTATTTATCAGAGCACATCTCTCTCTCTGGTTTTTAGGGTGAGCGCTGCCTTTTAATGAGAATCTTTCCATctgtctttcaaaccactgtagttgctagggtaagcacTACCCTAGTGACGGCTAACTGAGCTGGGAGCTTTGGACCCATAGCCTTTTGGGCTGAACCATTTCTCACTAACATTCCCCTGCAGCTTCAGACCCTGAACTTCTCCCTTACTGTCCCCCCCAGATTATGACGATGGTTTCTCCATGAAGCACAGCGCCGCTGCCCGTTTCCAGAGGAACCACCGGCTCATCAGTGAAATTCTCAGCGAGAGCGTGGTGCCCGACGTCCGCTCCGTGGTCACGACCGCTCGAATGCAGGTTCTGAAAAGACAAGTTCAGTCTCTCATGGTGCACCAGGTAAGGAAATTACATTTCTATTGGTTTCACTGCAGTTTGTTTGATTTGGCCTTTAATATCAGGGGAAGCAGTTTTGCATTACGTGCCTTTGGTGCTAAATGAAGGTGAATGCATTTAGTGCTGAACAGGTGGGGCCCCCCACTGTCAGTACTGCTGAACAGATGGGGGGGCCCCTACTTTCAGTACTGCTGAACAGATGGGGGGCCCCTACTTTCAGTACTGCTGAACAGATGGGGCCCCCTACTTTCAGTACTGCTGAACAGATGGGGCCCCCTACTTTCAGTACTGCTGAACAGATGGGTACTGCTGAACAGATGGGCCCTACTTTGTACTTTCAGCTGGCTGCTGGGGCCCCTACAGTACTGCCAGATGGGGCCCCTACTTTCAGTACTGCTGAACATGGGCCCCTACTTTCATACTGCTGACAGACAGGGCCCCCTACTTTCAGTATGATGGGGCCCCCTACTTTCAGTACAGATGGGCCCCCTACTTTCACTGCTGAACAGATGGGCCCCCTACTTTCAGTACTACTTTCAGTACTGCTGAACAGATGGGGCCCCTACTTCAGTACTGCTGAACAGATGGGGCCCCCCTCAGTACTGCTGGACAGATGCCCCCTACTTTCATACTGCTGGGGGCCCTACTTTCAGTACTGCTAACAGAGGGGGCCCCTACTTCAGTACTGCTGACAGATGGGGGCCCCCTACTTTCAGTACTGCTGAACAGATGGGGCCCCCTACTTTCAGTACTGCTGAACAGATGGGGGCCCCTACTTTCAGTACTGCTGAACAGATGGGGCCCCCTACTTTCAGTACTGCTGAGCAGATGGGGCCCCCTACTTTCAGTACTGCTGAACAGATGGGGCCCCCTACTTTCAGTACTGCCGAACAGATGGGGCCCCCTACTTTCAGTACTGCTGAGCAGATGGGGGCCCCTACTTTCAGTACTGCTGAGCAGATGGGGGCCCCCTACTTTCAGTACTGCTGAGCAGATGGGGGCCCCCTACTTTCAGTACTGCTGAGCAGATGGGGTGCCCCTACTTTCAGTACTGCTGAGCAGATGGGGTGCCCCTACTTTCAGTACTGCTGAGCAGATGGGGGGCCCCTACTTTAGAACCTTTGGGTGTAGAAGGGCTCTAATTCCAGGTGTTACATTAGGCATGCCCTTTCTTTTATTAGTAAACCTGTCTCTCCACTCTGTGTCACAACTAGAAACAGGGCAGAAGCGAGCCGCTCCCTTGGGTGTAGTCTGCGTGCACATAATTAACCCAAAGCCCATTGCTCCAAAATAAGCAACTCATTTCAAGATGAGAACACTCCTGTGAGTTTGTTTCCACAGTCCCAGTTACCAGCCCGTGTGTCCCTTTGTCAGAGGGCAAATAAACTGCCGCAGCAATTGCAAACATCTGGACAAAACAAAGACTCCAATAAAACTAGGTTTTTAGTATATCCTTATTAATTTCAGAAATAtcttgataaataaataaatatacatttagaaaCCATTGCCTCTAGCTTGCAgggactgtggggggggggaatatcactccaacttgcagcgcagcagtaaagtgtgcctgagtctgagctttcagccagcgctacacattagaactgctttcagctatatttctcctactcccatgtaactggaggagtcccaagctggacttggatttcttactattgagtgctattctgatacctactgggagctgctatcttgctcccttcccattgttctgctgatcggctgctgggggtgagggggggatatcactccaacttgcagcgcagcagtaaagtgtgcctgagtctgagctttcagaaggagccagcgctacacattagaactgctttcagataacctatttctcctactcccatgtaactggaggagtcccaagccggacttggatttcttactattgagtgctattctgatacctactggagctgctatcttgctcccttcccattgttctgctgatcggctgctgggggtgagggggatatcactccaacttgcagcgcagcagtaaagtgtgcctgagtctgagctttcagaaggagccagcgctacacattagaactgctttcagataacctatttctcctactcccatgtaactggaggagtcccaagccggacttggatttcttactattgagtgctattctgatacctactgggagctgctatcttgctcccttcccattgttctgctgatcggctgctgggggtgagggggggatatcactccatcttgcagcgcagcagtaaagtgtgactgaagtttatcacttatcaccctgggaaatgaagaatatggctagccccatgggaaaaacagattacaatgcaggattctgctggagaagctctattaactgatgggttttgggggaaaaaaagtgtaaCACAAGTCTGAAACTGTGATACAAACttgctccaatttttttttttttgttcttttctcaCCAGCGGAAGTTGGAGGCAGAATTGTTACAGATAGAGGATCGCCACCAGGATAAGAAGAGGAAATTCTTAGAAAGCACGGAGTCCTTTAACAATGAGCTGAAGCGGGTAATTATCCATATATGCAGCAGTTAAGCCTCTTCATTCTCAGAAATAACTTGCACTCCTTCTGTTTTTGGTGTATTCAgtgtttatttatacagaaccTTTGGAACCTTATTGTGATCTAGCATAACCCATAACAGAAGGTTATAGTGTGGGTTCTGAATCCTTTTACATAGGGGCAGCATATTAGCCTTTGTGCAAACCCTGTACTTACAGGGGTGCCCGGCTGTATAAAGGGAGGATTTTCTGCTGTTCTGAAactattttgcaattggtctttattttatttgaggTTTTTATTCAGCCCTCGTTTGAAattacagcagctatctggttgctaggggccaatttaacccagcaaccaggcagtgtgtTGAAAATGGatagaagagggcctaaataTTGTAAgagaataaaaagtaactttgTAGTGTCACCGCTAAATCTCTAAACTATTCCAAGCAATTTAGAAGAATAAAAATGACCTCAGAGGGTCCTGTgcacaaaagcttacaatctgatttggtacattagttggtctTGGGCTGCTGAGAAATGTTTTTGTGGGTTCTGTGTAAATTAACATGGGTTTGCTCTGTCTCCTTGCCAAGCTGTGTACTTTAAAGGTGGAGGTGGATATGGATAAGATTGCGGCAGAGATAGCCCAGGCAGAAGAGCAGGCAAGGAAGCGCCAGGAGGAGCGGGAAAAGGAGGCCGCAGAACAAGCAGAGCGCAGTCAGAACGCAGCAGCCGTGGCGGCAGCAGCAGCGGCGGCGGCAGCAGCTGTGGCAGCTGTGGCGGCTGCTGAGGAAGAGCAAGAGCAAGAGGTGGCAAAACCAGAAGAAAAgagtgaagaggaggaggccccTATGGAGACAGGTACGGGCCTGGGAGTTTCTGGTTTGAGCAGTGCAGGGAGTTGCTCCTGGCATTGAGCTGTTATTGGT includes:
- the smarce1 gene encoding SWI/SNF-related matrix-associated actin-dependent regulator of chromatin subfamily E member 1 isoform X2, with amino-acid sequence MSKRPSYAPPPAPAPTTQMPSTPGFVGYNPYSHLAYNNYRLGGNAGSNSRVTASSGITIPKPPKPPDKPLMPYMRYSRKVWDQVKASNPDLKLWEIGKIIGGMWRDLTDEEKQEYLNEYEAEKIEYNESMKTYHNSPAYLAYINAKSRAEAALEEESRQRQSRMDKGEPYMSIQPAEDPDDYDDGFSMKHSAAARFQRNHRLISEILSESVVPDVRSVVTTARMQVLKRQVQSLMVHQRKLEAELLQIEDRHQDKKRKFLESTESFNNELKRLCTLKVEVDMDKIAAEIAQAEEQARKRQEEREKEAAEQAERSQNAAAVAAAAAAAAAAVAAVAAAEEEQEQEVAKPEEKSEEEEAPMETDTPSLPPAEETSESQQNGEEGTSTPDDKESGQEAVDSTLDEGTSDSNTGSESNSGTVEEPTTDSVAEETDRKN
- the smarce1 gene encoding SWI/SNF-related matrix-associated actin-dependent regulator of chromatin subfamily E member 1 isoform X4: MSKRPSYAPPPAPAPTTQMPSTPGFVGYNPYSHLAYNNYRLGGNAGSNSRVTASSGITIPKPPKPPDKPLMPYMRYSRKIEYNESMKTYHNSPAYLAYINAKSRAEAALEEESRQRQSRMDKGEPYMSIQPAEDPDDYDDGFSMKHSAAARFQRNHRLISEILSESVVPDVRSVVTTARMQVLKRQVQSLMVHQRKLEAELLQIEDRHQDKKRKFLESTESFNNELKRLCTLKVEVDMDKIAAEIAQAEEQARKRQEEREKEAAEQAERSQNAAAVAAAAAAAAAAVAAVAAAEEEQEQEVAKPEEKSEEEEAPMETEDTPSLPPAEETSESQQNGEEGTSTPDDKESGQEAVDSTLDEGTSDSNTGSESNSGTVEEPTTDSVAEETDRKN
- the smarce1 gene encoding SWI/SNF-related matrix-associated actin-dependent regulator of chromatin subfamily E member 1 isoform X3, producing MSKRPSYAPPPAPAPTTQMPSTPGFVGYNPYSHLAYNNYRLGGNAGSNSRASSGITIPKPPKPPDKPLMPYMRYSRKVWDQVKASNPDLKLWEIGKIIGGMWRDLTDEEKQEYLNEYEAEKIEYNESMKTYHNSPAYLAYINAKSRAEAALEEESRQRQSRMDKGEPYMSIQPAEDPDDYDDGFSMKHSAAARFQRNHRLISEILSESVVPDVRSVVTTARMQVLKRQVQSLMVHQRKLEAELLQIEDRHQDKKRKFLESTESFNNELKRLCTLKVEVDMDKIAAEIAQAEEQARKRQEEREKEAAEQAERSQNAAAVAAAAAAAAAAVAAVAAAEEEQEQEVAKPEEKSEEEEAPMETEDTPSLPPAEETSESQQNGEEGTSTPDDKESGQEAVDSTLDEGTSDSNTGSESNSGTVEEPTTDSVAEETDRKN
- the smarce1 gene encoding SWI/SNF-related matrix-associated actin-dependent regulator of chromatin subfamily E member 1 isoform X5; the encoded protein is MSKRPSYAPPPAPAPTTQMPSTPGFVGYNPYSHLAYNNYRLGGNAGSNSRASSGITIPKPPKPPDKPLMPYMRYSRKIEYNESMKTYHNSPAYLAYINAKSRAEAALEEESRQRQSRMDKGEPYMSIQPAEDPDDYDDGFSMKHSAAARFQRNHRLISEILSESVVPDVRSVVTTARMQVLKRQVQSLMVHQRKLEAELLQIEDRHQDKKRKFLESTESFNNELKRLCTLKVEVDMDKIAAEIAQAEEQARKRQEEREKEAAEQAERSQNAAAVAAAAAAAAAAVAAVAAAEEEQEQEVAKPEEKSEEEEAPMETEDTPSLPPAEETSESQQNGEEGTSTPDDKESGQEAVDSTLDEGTSDSNTGSESNSGTVEEPTTDSVAEETDRKN
- the smarce1 gene encoding SWI/SNF-related matrix-associated actin-dependent regulator of chromatin subfamily E member 1 isoform X1 yields the protein MSKRPSYAPPPAPAPTTQMPSTPGFVGYNPYSHLAYNNYRLGGNAGSNSRVTASSGITIPKPPKPPDKPLMPYMRYSRKVWDQVKASNPDLKLWEIGKIIGGMWRDLTDEEKQEYLNEYEAEKIEYNESMKTYHNSPAYLAYINAKSRAEAALEEESRQRQSRMDKGEPYMSIQPAEDPDDYDDGFSMKHSAAARFQRNHRLISEILSESVVPDVRSVVTTARMQVLKRQVQSLMVHQRKLEAELLQIEDRHQDKKRKFLESTESFNNELKRLCTLKVEVDMDKIAAEIAQAEEQARKRQEEREKEAAEQAERSQNAAAVAAAAAAAAAAVAAVAAAEEEQEQEVAKPEEKSEEEEAPMETEDTPSLPPAEETSESQQNGEEGTSTPDDKESGQEAVDSTLDEGTSDSNTGSESNSGTVEEPTTDSVAEETDRKN